The following are encoded in a window of Arcobacter sp. F2176 genomic DNA:
- the eat gene encoding ethanolamine permease, which translates to MGKTKIDQDYLAKRQLKRGTAGWMLLAGLGISYVISGDFAGWNFGIAEAGWGGFAIAAALMAVMYFCLVLALAEMSAAIPAAGGGYSFARQVMGPAGGYLTGLAILIEYAIAPAAIVIFIGSAVEALLGINGPLVYALFYAVFIAIHLFGAGEALKTMMVISALAVFAIIATALALIGNFDVSNLFDIKASADVAGATSFLPFGWHGVWAALPFGMWLFLAVEGVPLAAEEAKNPEKDVPKGIIAAMIFLLISAVLVVFLLAGVAGADAMGKSAVPLVDALNVNGNTTLATIVNVLGLAGLIASFFSIIYGYSRLVFALSRAGYLPQFLSLTSKKKTPTWALIVPGVLGFLASLTGEGDLMLAMAVVGATISYALMAFSHILLRVKNPDMPRPYKTPGGVLTSGIAFILSIIALTGVYAFDPRAFNYTLVLYAIGALYYFFYSKNHLVAKTAEEEFAMLEAAEADLIHELSEN; encoded by the coding sequence ATGGGAAAAACTAAAATTGATCAAGACTATCTTGCAAAAAGACAGTTAAAAAGGGGAACAGCTGGTTGGATGTTACTTGCTGGACTTGGTATTTCATATGTTATTTCAGGTGATTTTGCTGGATGGAACTTTGGTATTGCAGAAGCTGGTTGGGGTGGATTTGCCATTGCTGCTGCTTTAATGGCTGTAATGTATTTTTGTTTAGTTTTAGCATTAGCTGAAATGTCAGCTGCAATACCAGCTGCTGGTGGTGGATATAGCTTTGCAAGACAGGTTATGGGACCAGCTGGTGGATATTTAACTGGACTTGCTATTTTAATAGAGTATGCTATTGCACCTGCTGCTATTGTTATTTTTATTGGTTCTGCTGTTGAGGCTTTACTCGGTATTAATGGACCATTAGTTTATGCACTATTTTATGCAGTATTTATTGCAATTCACTTATTTGGTGCAGGGGAAGCTTTAAAAACTATGATGGTAATTAGTGCTTTAGCTGTATTTGCTATTATTGCTACTGCTCTTGCTTTAATTGGTAATTTTGATGTGTCAAATCTATTTGATATTAAAGCTTCTGCTGATGTTGCTGGAGCTACTAGCTTTTTACCATTTGGTTGGCATGGTGTTTGGGCTGCATTGCCATTTGGTATGTGGTTATTCCTAGCAGTTGAAGGTGTACCATTAGCTGCTGAAGAAGCAAAAAATCCTGAAAAAGATGTACCAAAAGGTATTATTGCAGCTATGATTTTTCTACTTATCTCTGCAGTTTTAGTTGTATTTTTACTTGCAGGTGTTGCAGGTGCTGATGCAATGGGTAAAAGTGCTGTTCCATTAGTAGATGCTTTAAATGTAAATGGGAATACTACTTTAGCAACTATTGTTAATGTATTAGGATTAGCTGGTTTAATTGCATCATTTTTCTCTATCATTTACGGATATAGTAGATTAGTATTTGCCTTATCAAGAGCTGGTTACCTACCACAATTTTTATCTTTAACAAGCAAAAAGAAAACTCCTACTTGGGCTTTAATTGTTCCAGGTGTTTTAGGATTCTTAGCTTCACTAACTGGTGAGGGTGATTTAATGTTAGCTATGGCAGTTGTAGGGGCTACGATTTCATATGCACTAATGGCATTTAGTCATATCTTATTAAGAGTTAAAAATCCAGATATGCCAAGACCTTATAAAACTCCTGGTGGAGTTCTAACTTCTGGTATTGCTTTTATATTATCAATCATTGCCCTAACAGGTGTTTATGCTTTTGACCCAAGAGCATTTAATTATACTCTTGTTTTATATGCAATTGGTGCTTTATATTACTTCTTCTATAGTAAAAACCATTTAGTTGCAAAAACGGCTGAAGAAGAGTTTGCTATGCTTGAAGCTGCGGAAGCTGACTTAATTCATGAGTTAAGTGAAAATTAA
- the eutC gene encoding ethanolamine ammonia-lyase subunit EutC translates to MENKIINETSNKSNVIKNPWSVLREYTDARIGLGRSGVSLPTSHLLEFQLAHAQAQDAVHLPLDVDYIFEQINNTSFNVNIVTSNRTNKELLQKGHKAILLHSEAKDRIEYLQRPDLGRKLNQKSHNILKDTVSVETRPYDLAIVIVDGLSSLAIKENAINFIDKLCQALSQDKQEWSIAPFTVVQQGRVAIGDEVGMLLNAKATLVLIGERPGLSSPDSLGLYLTWDAQVGLTDASRNCISNVRLDGLSYAEAVKKTIYLLKESRRLELSGVNLKDRTTNDEIELTNSEENFLLN, encoded by the coding sequence ATGGAAAATAAAATCATAAATGAAACATCAAATAAATCAAATGTTATAAAAAATCCATGGTCAGTCCTAAGAGAGTATACAGATGCAAGAATTGGATTAGGAAGAAGTGGAGTTAGTCTTCCTACTTCTCACTTACTAGAGTTTCAATTAGCACATGCCCAAGCACAAGATGCTGTTCATTTACCCCTAGATGTAGATTATATTTTTGAACAAATAAATAATACCTCATTTAATGTAAATATTGTAACTTCAAATAGAACTAATAAGGAGCTCTTACAAAAAGGACATAAAGCTATTCTTCTACACTCTGAAGCAAAAGATAGAATTGAATATCTGCAAAGACCTGATTTAGGAAGAAAACTAAATCAAAAATCACATAACATATTAAAAGATACAGTTTCAGTTGAAACTAGACCTTATGATTTAGCAATTGTAATTGTAGATGGGCTTTCATCTTTGGCAATAAAAGAAAATGCCATTAATTTTATAGATAAATTATGCCAAGCACTATCACAAGATAAACAAGAATGGAGCATAGCCCCTTTTACAGTTGTTCAACAAGGAAGAGTAGCTATTGGCGATGAAGTTGGCATGTTATTAAATGCAAAAGCAACCTTAGTATTAATTGGAGAAAGACCAGGGTTAAGCTCCCCTGATAGTCTTGGTTTATATCTTACCTGGGACGCACAGGTTGGCCTTACAGATGCAAGTAGAAATTGTATCTCAAATGTTCGGTTAGATGGATTATCTTATGCCGAGGCTGTAAAAAAAACAATTTATCTATTAAAAGAATCTCGAAGATTGGAATTATCAGGAGTAAATTTAAAAGATAGAACGACAAATGATGAAATCGAACTAACTAACAGTGAAGAAAACTTTCTTCTAAACTAA
- a CDS encoding ethanolamine ammonia-lyase subunit EutB encodes MKNTYKHILGQKTYTFKNLADLMAKATPKRSGDVLAGVAANSSQERVIAQMRLAEVRLKTFLEEHLISYEKDEITRLIIDDHDSEAFKIISHLSVGDFRDWLLSDNTTPELIKQARAGMTPEMVAAVSKIMRNQDLILVAKKCPVKTAFRDTIGLKNHLSTRLQPNHPTDDVRGITASILDGLLYGNGDAVIGINPATDNVEQTIKLLKIMDEIITKYEIPTQSCVLTHVTNTIEAIEKKAPVDLVFQSIGGTEGTNTSFGVNLSILKEAREAALSLNRGTVGNNVMYFETGQGSSLSANANFGVDQQTCEARAYAVAKKFDPLLVNTVVGFIGPEYLFDGKEITRAGLEDHFCGKLLGLPMGCDICYTNHADADQNDMDNLLTLLGVAGCNFIMGIPGSDDIMLNYQTTSFHDALYARRVLDLHPAPEFEAWLKKMEIFTNTDTFSLNDDIPSGFSKSLKKVIGA; translated from the coding sequence ATGAAAAATACATATAAACATATACTTGGACAAAAAACTTATACCTTTAAAAACTTAGCTGATTTAATGGCAAAAGCCACACCCAAAAGATCAGGGGATGTTTTAGCAGGAGTTGCTGCAAATTCATCACAAGAGAGAGTAATAGCTCAAATGAGATTAGCTGAAGTACGTCTAAAAACTTTTTTAGAAGAGCATCTTATCTCATATGAAAAAGATGAAATCACTAGACTTATTATAGATGACCATGATAGTGAAGCTTTTAAAATCATCTCTCATCTAAGCGTTGGGGACTTTAGAGATTGGCTCTTAAGTGATAATACAACACCTGAATTAATAAAACAAGCAAGAGCTGGTATGACACCTGAAATGGTAGCAGCAGTAAGCAAAATAATGAGAAATCAAGATTTAATATTAGTAGCAAAAAAATGTCCTGTAAAAACTGCATTTAGAGATACAATTGGACTAAAAAATCATCTTTCAACAAGATTACAACCAAATCATCCAACAGATGATGTTAGAGGAATAACGGCAAGTATTTTAGATGGATTATTATATGGAAATGGGGATGCAGTAATTGGTATTAATCCAGCAACTGATAATGTTGAACAAACTATAAAACTTCTAAAAATAATGGATGAAATAATTACAAAATATGAGATTCCTACTCAATCATGCGTTTTAACCCATGTTACAAATACTATTGAAGCTATTGAAAAAAAGGCACCAGTTGATTTGGTTTTCCAATCTATTGGAGGAACGGAAGGTACAAATACAAGCTTTGGGGTTAATTTATCTATTTTAAAAGAAGCAAGAGAAGCAGCACTCTCTTTAAATAGAGGAACCGTTGGAAATAATGTTATGTATTTTGAGACAGGACAAGGAAGTTCCCTATCAGCAAATGCAAACTTTGGAGTTGACCAACAAACTTGTGAAGCAAGAGCTTATGCTGTTGCTAAAAAGTTTGACCCATTATTAGTAAATACTGTTGTTGGTTTTATTGGACCTGAATATTTATTTGATGGAAAAGAAATTACAAGGGCAGGATTAGAAGATCACTTTTGTGGGAAACTATTAGGACTTCCAATGGGTTGTGATATTTGTTATACAAACCATGCAGATGCAGATCAAAATGATATGGACAACTTATTAACTCTACTTGGAGTTGCTGGATGTAATTTTATTATGGGAATTCCAGGTTCTGATGATATCATGCTTAATTATCAAACAACCTCTTTCCATGATGCCCTTTATGCAAGAAGAGTTTTAGACTTGCATCCTGCTCCTGAATTTGAAGCATGGTTAAAAAAGATGGAAATATTTACAAATACAGATACATTCTCTTTAAATGATGATATCCCTTCTGGCTTTTCAAAATCACTTAAAAAAGTAATTGGAGCTTAA
- a CDS encoding GGDEF domain-containing protein, with the protein MDSNKKITIIIFSMVTLLTIVIVALVAIGSRESGYNGAIKRAYLAADIVKETLTSHMINGTMDKRETFLTSISQIKEIKDLWIIRGDNVSKQFGKSANRNEKPKDAIDEKVLRTGKVITLPSESLKSATLRITIPYTASSVDKPNCLSCHNAKEGEVLGAISLEFDIQDDRISSITVLLNIIAIITVFLILILIYISRKIKPYTSSFDSITEVLKKVHEGDYSVRAKEGVLKEDKEAFQWLNEIIEKLETVLTGIEKNLTSFVHNRASSTSSDKLLTAQKIIEDITEIYNYKKTIETDLTKDDIYYRLVQVFKDKLKIESFCIYENDLKRDNRKVIFSTENTRPCCSLLKNIKEQCRAERTDTVVLSENFPEICRIATCDDCSDYICIPFTINKHKSITVHVLCDSKNHLEETKYKIGIIKKYLEETKPILESKILMDVLRERNLVDGLTGLYNRKYLDEFIEKKMPQELTLGSTYAVMFLDIDYFKMVNDTYGHDAGDTILQKLSKTMKAEISDNDFIIRFGGEEFLIIMENPTEESAKDLATRINSEFSKLVYTFNNESFSKTVSIGYSFLPSDTDQMWKCIKFADLCLYKAKETGRNKVIRFTKDLLINKDKDNY; encoded by the coding sequence ATGGATTCAAATAAAAAAATTACGATAATAATCTTTTCAATGGTTACTTTATTAACTATAGTAATCGTAGCATTAGTTGCAATTGGTTCAAGAGAAAGTGGATATAACGGAGCTATAAAAAGAGCTTATTTAGCTGCAGACATTGTAAAAGAGACATTAACTTCCCATATGATTAATGGAACAATGGATAAAAGAGAAACTTTTTTAACTAGCATTAGTCAAATAAAAGAGATAAAAGATTTATGGATAATAAGAGGAGATAATGTTTCAAAACAATTTGGTAAATCTGCAAATAGAAATGAAAAACCAAAAGATGCGATTGATGAAAAAGTTTTAAGAACAGGAAAAGTAATTACTCTTCCTAGTGAGTCTTTAAAAAGTGCTACTTTAAGAATCACTATTCCTTATACTGCTTCATCAGTTGATAAACCAAATTGCTTAAGCTGTCATAATGCAAAAGAAGGAGAGGTTTTAGGTGCTATATCTTTAGAATTTGATATTCAAGATGATAGAATTTCAAGTATTACTGTATTGTTAAATATAATTGCAATTATTACAGTATTTTTAATACTTATACTTATTTATATAAGTAGAAAAATCAAACCTTATACTTCATCATTTGATTCAATTACAGAAGTGTTAAAAAAAGTACATGAAGGTGACTATTCAGTTAGAGCAAAAGAAGGTGTTCTAAAAGAAGATAAAGAAGCCTTTCAATGGCTAAATGAAATCATTGAAAAACTTGAAACCGTACTAACGGGTATTGAGAAAAACTTAACATCATTTGTGCATAATAGAGCTAGTAGTACAAGTAGTGACAAACTTTTAACTGCACAAAAGATAATAGAAGATATTACAGAAATATATAACTATAAAAAAACTATAGAAACTGATTTAACTAAAGATGATATTTATTATAGATTAGTACAAGTTTTTAAAGATAAGTTAAAAATAGAAAGCTTTTGTATTTATGAAAATGATTTAAAAAGAGATAACAGAAAAGTAATATTCTCTACAGAAAATACAAGACCATGTTGTAGTCTACTTAAAAATATAAAAGAGCAATGTAGAGCGGAGCGAACAGATACAGTAGTTTTATCAGAAAACTTCCCAGAAATTTGTAGAATTGCTACTTGTGATGATTGTTCAGATTATATTTGTATTCCATTTACAATAAATAAACACAAAAGTATAACTGTTCATGTTCTGTGTGATAGTAAAAACCATTTAGAAGAGACTAAATACAAAATAGGAATTATTAAAAAATATTTAGAAGAGACAAAACCTATTTTAGAAAGTAAAATTCTAATGGATGTTTTAAGAGAGCGAAATCTTGTTGATGGATTGACAGGACTTTATAATAGAAAATATTTAGATGAGTTTATAGAGAAAAAAATGCCTCAAGAATTAACTCTTGGTTCAACTTATGCTGTTATGTTCTTAGATATTGATTATTTTAAAATGGTTAATGATACTTATGGACATGATGCAGGTGATACCATTTTACAAAAACTTTCAAAAACAATGAAAGCAGAAATTTCTGATAATGATTTCATTATTAGATTTGGAGGGGAAGAATTCCTAATAATTATGGAAAACCCAACTGAAGAGAGTGCAAAAGATCTAGCTACAAGAATAAATAGTGAATTTTCAAAATTAGTATATACTTTTAATAATGAATCATTTAGTAAAACTGTAAGTATTGGTTATTCTTTCTTACCTAGTGATACTGATCAGATGTGGAAATGTATCAAATTTGCTGATTTATGTTTATATAAAGCAAAAGAGACAGGTAGAAATAAAGTCATAAGATTTACAAAAGACCTTCTCATAAATAAAGATAAAGACAATTATTAA
- a CDS encoding response regulator, translating into MNLRVLVVDDSSTMRRIIVNVLTQLGISTDYIHEAEDGLVALGKVKTNSYDVILTDWNMPRMNGLQFVQNVRKLPKYAHTPILMITTEGGKTEVIEALKSGVNNYIVKPFNADTLKSKLEPILNKSKK; encoded by the coding sequence ATGAATTTAAGAGTTTTGGTTGTAGATGATAGCTCAACTATGAGAAGAATCATTGTTAATGTTTTAACACAACTAGGCATCTCTACTGATTATATTCATGAAGCAGAAGATGGATTAGTTGCCTTAGGAAAAGTAAAAACAAATAGCTATGATGTGATTTTAACAGATTGGAATATGCCAAGGATGAATGGATTACAGTTTGTTCAAAATGTTAGAAAATTACCTAAATACGCACATACACCAATTTTAATGATAACAACTGAAGGTGGGAAAACAGAAGTTATAGAAGCTTTAAAAAGTGGAGTTAATAATTATATAGTAAAACCATTTAACGCAGATACACTAAAATCAAAATTAGAACCTATATTAAATAAAAGTAAGAAATAA
- a CDS encoding MFS transporter, whose amino-acid sequence MPLKKFNTDSIYNKLVNEEDARVCKAIDEKACKVVAGNFFLTLISYFFTKLADAISNTKIILPWIMHSLNVPVFLISFLVPIRESGSLLPQLFIASYIRKLPLRKWTWVIGSILQALCIFGIGLVAWNLKGINAGLAIIALLILMSLARGLCSVAAKDVIGKTIPKTRRGALNGLSAMLSGLLVVVLGVYFLLNGEKPFSSQNFGVLLFIAGVFWILAAIIYSQINEFAGETQGGGNAFTVAIKKLSILKTDKPFRLFVITRALFLCSVLSAPFFVIIAKEHSNDDTYLLGLFILSSGLADLLSANFWGKFSDISSKRVMLWGATIATTVGFIVSLIYYFYSQLFSYIWIMPIIYFVLSIGYQGIRIGRKTYIVDLAEGNKRTDYVAVSNTLIGIILLLSGSIGTLSSIIGVGGIILFLSLVGVVAIFLAKKLPEVQED is encoded by the coding sequence ATGCCTTTAAAAAAATTCAATACAGATAGTATATACAATAAACTTGTAAATGAAGAAGATGCAAGAGTTTGCAAAGCTATAGATGAAAAAGCTTGTAAAGTGGTAGCTGGTAATTTTTTTCTAACTCTTATTAGTTACTTCTTTACTAAACTTGCAGATGCAATTTCTAATACAAAAATAATTTTACCTTGGATAATGCATAGCTTAAATGTTCCTGTATTTTTGATCAGTTTTTTAGTTCCAATTAGAGAATCAGGCTCACTTCTTCCTCAACTTTTTATAGCATCTTATATTAGGAAACTTCCTCTTAGAAAATGGACTTGGGTAATTGGCTCAATCTTACAAGCCTTATGTATCTTTGGAATTGGTCTTGTAGCTTGGAATTTAAAAGGAATAAATGCTGGTTTAGCAATTATTGCATTACTTATACTTATGAGTTTAGCAAGAGGATTGTGTTCAGTTGCAGCAAAAGATGTAATAGGTAAAACAATTCCTAAAACAAGAAGAGGTGCTTTAAATGGACTTTCTGCAATGCTTTCAGGTCTGCTTGTTGTTGTCCTTGGAGTCTATTTTTTATTAAATGGAGAAAAACCTTTTTCTTCCCAAAACTTTGGAGTACTACTTTTTATCGCTGGAGTTTTTTGGATTTTAGCAGCAATTATATATTCACAAATAAACGAGTTCGCAGGGGAAACACAGGGTGGAGGAAATGCCTTTACTGTAGCTATTAAAAAACTATCTATTTTAAAAACTGATAAACCATTTAGACTTTTTGTGATAACAAGAGCACTATTTTTATGTTCAGTTTTAAGCGCACCCTTTTTTGTAATCATAGCTAAAGAACACTCAAATGATGATACTTATTTATTAGGTCTTTTTATTCTTTCAAGTGGATTAGCAGATTTATTGTCTGCTAATTTTTGGGGTAAATTTTCAGATATATCTAGTAAAAGAGTCATGCTTTGGGGAGCAACAATTGCTACAACTGTAGGTTTTATTGTATCTTTAATTTATTATTTTTATTCTCAGCTTTTTTCATATATATGGATTATGCCTATTATCTATTTTGTTTTAAGTATTGGGTATCAAGGTATAAGAATTGGAAGAAAAACATATATAGTTGATTTAGCAGAGGGAAATAAAAGGACAGATTATGTAGCTGTTAGTAATACCTTAATTGGAATAATATTACTTTTAAGTGGTTCAATTGGAACTCTTAGTTCTATAATTGGAGTTGGTGGGATTATTTTATTTTTATCTTTAGTAGGTGTAGTCGCAATATTTTTAGCAAAAAAACTTCCTGAGGTTCAAGAAGATTAA
- the hisA gene encoding 1-(5-phosphoribosyl)-5-[(5-phosphoribosylamino)methylideneamino]imidazole-4-carboxamide isomerase, whose protein sequence is MDILPAIDLKDGKAVRLSKGLMDSAKIYSDEPWQVARRFEELGSKWVHIVDLNGAFAGKPANLEQIRKIRENCNLKIELGGGIRDEETIKMYVELGVDRLILGSIAVKDPQFVKDMASRYPIAVGIDAMNGMVAVEGWAEVSTMEATTLAKEFANAGVQAIICTDISKDGMLCGVNVEFTESIALASGIDTIASGGVKDINDITNCKANGNIAGVIVGKAFYEGSLDLEEGFKAL, encoded by the coding sequence ATGGATATATTACCAGCGATTGATTTAAAAGATGGAAAAGCAGTAAGACTAAGCAAAGGTTTAATGGATAGTGCAAAAATCTATTCGGATGAGCCTTGGCAAGTTGCACGTAGATTTGAAGAACTTGGAAGTAAATGGGTTCATATAGTAGATTTAAATGGAGCATTTGCAGGAAAACCAGCAAACTTGGAACAAATCAGAAAAATAAGAGAAAACTGTAATCTTAAAATCGAACTTGGTGGTGGTATTCGTGATGAAGAGACTATCAAAATGTATGTTGAACTAGGAGTTGATAGATTAATTTTAGGTTCAATTGCAGTAAAAGATCCACAATTTGTAAAAGATATGGCTTCCCGTTATCCAATTGCTGTTGGAATTGATGCGATGAATGGAATGGTTGCAGTTGAAGGTTGGGCAGAAGTATCTACTATGGAAGCTACAACTTTGGCTAAAGAGTTTGCAAATGCAGGTGTTCAAGCTATTATTTGTACAGATATAAGTAAAGATGGGATGCTTTGTGGTGTAAATGTAGAATTCACAGAATCAATTGCCCTTGCTAGTGGAATAGATACAATTGCTAGTGGTGGAGTAAAAGATATAAATGATATAACAAACTGTAAAGCAAATGGAAATATTGCTGGTGTTATAGTTGGAAAAGCTTTTTACGAAGGGTCACTTGACTTAGAAGAAGGATTTAAAGCTTTATAA
- a CDS encoding TIGR01777 family oxidoreductase: protein MKTIAISGASGFVGSSLTKFFTNLDYKILPIKREILNDKTKLEDLLDKSDILINLAGANIINRWSESYKKLLYSSRINTTQKLVSAINNIDNPPKLLISTSAVGIYDNKATYDENGTYSNDFLSSICQEWEKEALKAKSENTKVSIFRFGIVLGKDGGALQKMILPFKLGLGGVIGSGEQAFSYIHIEDLLEAYKFVIENSYEDTFNLSAPTPTTNKGLTQALGKTLKRPTILPVPEFVLNIIFSEGAKVLTDGQSAFPKKLLDLGFDFKYKTIQETIENLCK, encoded by the coding sequence ATGAAGACAATAGCAATATCTGGAGCTAGTGGATTTGTAGGTAGTAGTTTGACTAAATTCTTTACCAATTTAGATTATAAAATTCTTCCTATAAAAAGAGAAATTTTAAATGATAAAACTAAACTGGAGGATTTACTTGATAAAAGCGATATATTAATAAACCTTGCTGGTGCAAATATAATAAATAGATGGAGTGAGAGTTATAAAAAACTTCTTTACTCAAGTAGAATAAATACTACACAAAAATTAGTATCCGCAATAAATAATATAGATAATCCACCCAAATTATTAATCTCAACTTCTGCTGTTGGTATATATGACAATAAAGCAACTTATGATGAAAATGGAACTTATTCAAATGATTTTTTATCGTCAATTTGTCAAGAGTGGGAAAAAGAAGCTTTAAAAGCAAAAAGTGAAAATACAAAAGTCTCTATTTTTAGATTTGGAATAGTTTTAGGAAAAGATGGTGGAGCTTTACAAAAAATGATACTTCCTTTTAAATTAGGACTTGGTGGTGTAATAGGAAGTGGTGAACAAGCATTTTCATATATTCATATTGAAGATTTACTTGAAGCCTATAAATTTGTAATTGAGAACTCTTATGAAGATACATTTAATTTAAGTGCTCCAACTCCAACTACAAACAAAGGATTAACTCAAGCTTTAGGAAAAACACTAAAAAGACCTACTATACTTCCAGTGCCAGAATTTGTTTTAAATATTATTTTTAGTGAAGGTGCAAAAGTCTTAACAGATGGGCAAAGTGCCTTTCCTAAAAAATTATTAGATTTAGGCTTTGATTTTAAATATAAAACAATACAAGAGACTATAGAAAACTTATGTAAATAA
- the hisH gene encoding imidazole glycerol phosphate synthase subunit HisH, protein MIGIIDYNMGNLASVYNACHLLDAKASIVKDPNELKNFDRIILPGVGAFADAMSNLNTTGMKEAILEYSKTGKPMIGICLGMQLLFESSQEFGHSDGLGLINGEVVKFDKTKMHEDFKVPHMGWNTIINNNDPLFNGLKNPYLYFVHSFHALTSEENIIGKTIYGYEFVSAVKKDNIYGFQPHPEKSHDNGIQILKNFTKL, encoded by the coding sequence GTGATTGGAATTATTGATTATAATATGGGAAATTTAGCAAGCGTTTACAATGCTTGTCATTTGTTGGATGCAAAAGCATCAATTGTAAAAGACCCAAATGAGCTAAAAAACTTTGACAGAATTATTTTACCAGGTGTTGGTGCTTTTGCAGATGCAATGAGTAACTTAAATACTACAGGTATGAAAGAAGCAATATTAGAGTATTCAAAAACTGGTAAACCTATGATTGGGATTTGCTTAGGTATGCAACTTCTTTTTGAAAGTTCACAAGAATTTGGTCATAGTGATGGATTGGGTCTTATAAATGGTGAAGTTGTAAAATTTGATAAAACTAAGATGCATGAAGATTTTAAAGTACCACATATGGGTTGGAATACAATTATAAATAATAATGACCCTTTATTTAATGGACTAAAGAATCCATATTTATATTTTGTTCACTCTTTCCATGCGCTTACTAGTGAAGAAAATATTATTGGAAAAACTATTTATGGATATGAGTTTGTAAGTGCTGTAAAAAAAGATAATATTTACGGTTTTCAACCTCATCCAGAAAAATCACATGACAATGGAATTCAGATTTTAAAGAACTTTACTAAACTATAA
- a CDS encoding ComF family protein has protein sequence MKCLLCENLSFKIICKSCETTLLTPSFYKREVEEGFYNYSFYSLSELEDLLSSKYYFFGDKIFNILAKLSFEKFASTFHYNNEIISIPIDDHSRHEFSHTAILAHALNSKNIKAQYNVLKATNIVKYAGKDKEYREKNPRRFKLTNIYDKTTILCDDIITTGATIREAKKALEKKNNKVLFSLTLADAKL, from the coding sequence ATGAAATGTTTACTATGTGAAAATTTGTCTTTTAAAATAATATGCAAGTCCTGTGAGACAACATTACTTACTCCTTCTTTTTATAAAAGAGAAGTTGAAGAAGGATTTTATAATTACTCTTTTTACTCTCTTAGTGAACTTGAAGACTTACTCTCTTCAAAATATTATTTTTTTGGGGATAAGATTTTTAATATACTTGCAAAATTATCTTTTGAAAAATTTGCTTCTACTTTTCATTACAATAATGAGATAATATCTATACCTATTGATGATCATTCAAGACATGAGTTTTCACACACTGCAATTTTAGCTCATGCATTAAACTCAAAAAATATCAAGGCTCAATATAATGTTCTAAAAGCAACAAATATTGTCAAATATGCGGGTAAAGATAAAGAATATAGAGAAAAAAATCCAAGGCGTTTTAAATTAACAAATATTTATGATAAAACAACAATTTTATGCGATGATATAATTACTACTGGTGCTACAATTAGAGAAGCCAAAAAAGCTTTAGAGAAAAAAAACAATAAAGTATTATTTTCTTTAACCCTAGCTGATGCAAAACTTTAG